Proteins from one Natrinema salinisoli genomic window:
- a CDS encoding aldo/keto reductase produces MEYTTLGSTGMQVSRICLGCMSFGSSDWREWVLEDEESKKIIDRALDLGINFFDTANMYSRGESERILGEALEGHREESVVATKGFFRMRDDDPNSGGLSRKAIEQELAASRERLGMDTIDLYQPHRWDYETPIETTLRALDDAVRRGHVRYIGASSMWAHQLADALHTSDSLGLERFQTMQNHYNLVYREEERETLPLCEKENIGVVPWSPMARGYLTRPHEEIDATTRGETEEHMYEHPYREGGGQEINERVADLANDKSATMAQIALSWLLHKDWVDAPIVGTTSVEHLEQAVEALEIELSDDDLEYLEEPYEPVPVSGHS; encoded by the coding sequence ATGGAGTACACGACTCTCGGTTCCACGGGGATGCAGGTGAGCCGCATCTGTCTCGGCTGCATGAGCTTCGGCTCGAGCGACTGGCGCGAATGGGTCCTCGAAGACGAAGAGAGCAAGAAGATCATCGACCGGGCGCTCGACCTCGGGATCAACTTCTTCGACACCGCGAACATGTACTCGCGAGGCGAATCCGAGCGGATCCTGGGCGAGGCCCTCGAGGGCCACCGCGAGGAGTCGGTCGTCGCCACGAAGGGCTTCTTCCGGATGCGCGACGACGACCCGAACTCGGGCGGACTCTCCCGGAAGGCGATCGAACAGGAACTGGCGGCCAGCCGCGAGCGACTCGGCATGGACACCATCGACCTCTACCAGCCCCACCGCTGGGACTACGAGACGCCGATCGAGACGACGTTGCGGGCACTCGACGACGCCGTTCGACGCGGACACGTCCGCTACATCGGTGCCTCCTCGATGTGGGCCCACCAGCTCGCCGACGCACTGCACACGAGCGACTCGCTGGGCCTCGAGCGATTCCAGACGATGCAGAACCACTACAACCTCGTCTATCGCGAGGAAGAGCGGGAGACGTTGCCGCTCTGTGAGAAAGAAAACATCGGCGTCGTTCCGTGGTCGCCCATGGCTCGGGGCTACCTGACGCGCCCCCACGAGGAGATCGACGCCACGACCCGCGGCGAGACCGAGGAGCACATGTACGAACACCCCTACCGCGAGGGCGGCGGCCAAGAAATCAACGAGCGCGTCGCCGACCTGGCCAACGATAAGAGCGCGACGATGGCCCAGATCGCGCTCTCGTGGCTGCTGCACAAGGACTGGGTCGACGCCCCGATCGTCGGCACGACCAGCGTCGAGCACCTAGAGCAGGCCGTCGAAGCGCTCGAGATCGAGTTATCGGACGACGATCTCGAGTACCTCGAGGAGCCCTACGAGCCGGTGCCGGTGTCCGGTCACAGCTAA
- a CDS encoding formate/nitrite transporter family protein, translated as MSNPNRPDQGRTDRDPPDAGGQAAQRPEQEQVREAVERSRSGAPAVGAVVRDRFSSDEIFQRIVAAADEEVTSGGRELFFSGLAAGFAITITFLLYATLTASTDGHPILSKVLYPLGFIYIIIGGYQLYTENTLPPVALTLERLASIPALLRHWTIVLAGNFAGGGLGAIALYYSQVFDDETAVAAMDLAKKGVETPWWTLFSKAAFAGLIVAGVVWIVYASRDTISRLVVVYLAFLSIPLGNLFHVVVSFTEMIYYVLGGNIHPYIGLTQFVLPVLLGNTIGGIVLVTVVNYFQTSEHRLESARFEGADRQLSIKEWLFGSYVGRSYVPLIDTAETHASDNGNYRILVPISNPRTESTIVDLACRLASGHEHATVHAVHIVQMPGRASMRYGAGQTERIVSESEERMEVIGQRAQSYDVDFETSTVVSHRSFEDVFDTAERENADLVVLGWGEDRPWGKKGRAESRINELTSNLPCDFLILKDRDLDTSRVLLPTAGGPDSDLSAEVARTLRDRSGAEITLQHVVAGPDDRERGEEFLAEWAAQHDLEDADLVVDDSGDVEKAICRQAQDHSLVLIGATEEGVISRLMSDSLHMDVVNEVDSSVLLAERPSDRTVVQRLFGHW; from the coding sequence ATGAGTAATCCCAACCGACCGGATCAGGGGCGGACGGATCGAGATCCGCCCGACGCGGGGGGACAGGCTGCGCAGCGGCCGGAACAGGAACAGGTTCGAGAGGCCGTCGAGCGCTCCAGGAGCGGCGCGCCGGCTGTCGGCGCAGTCGTCCGGGATCGGTTCTCCTCCGACGAGATCTTCCAGCGGATCGTCGCCGCGGCCGACGAGGAGGTCACGTCCGGTGGACGCGAACTGTTCTTCAGCGGCCTCGCCGCCGGCTTCGCGATCACGATTACGTTCCTGCTGTACGCCACGTTGACGGCGTCGACGGACGGGCATCCGATCCTGAGCAAGGTGTTGTATCCGCTGGGATTTATCTACATCATCATCGGCGGCTACCAGCTCTACACCGAGAACACGCTGCCGCCGGTCGCGCTGACGCTGGAGCGACTGGCCAGCATCCCTGCACTGCTTCGCCACTGGACGATCGTCCTCGCAGGTAATTTCGCCGGCGGCGGGCTCGGTGCGATCGCACTGTATTACAGTCAGGTCTTCGACGACGAAACGGCAGTCGCCGCGATGGACCTCGCGAAAAAGGGCGTCGAGACGCCGTGGTGGACCCTGTTCTCCAAGGCGGCCTTCGCTGGACTCATCGTCGCCGGCGTCGTCTGGATCGTCTACGCCTCGCGGGACACGATCTCGCGGCTCGTCGTCGTCTATCTGGCCTTCCTCTCCATTCCGCTCGGCAACCTGTTCCACGTCGTCGTCTCGTTTACCGAAATGATCTACTACGTGCTCGGCGGCAATATCCACCCGTACATCGGCCTCACCCAGTTCGTCCTGCCGGTCTTGCTCGGGAACACCATCGGCGGTATCGTCCTCGTCACCGTCGTCAATTACTTCCAGACCAGCGAACACCGCCTCGAGTCCGCCCGCTTCGAGGGAGCCGATCGCCAGCTCTCGATCAAGGAGTGGCTGTTCGGCAGCTACGTGGGTCGGTCGTACGTTCCGTTGATCGACACCGCCGAAACCCACGCGAGCGACAACGGCAACTATCGCATTCTCGTCCCGATTTCGAACCCGCGAACCGAATCGACGATCGTCGACCTCGCCTGCAGACTGGCCAGCGGTCACGAACACGCGACGGTCCACGCCGTTCACATCGTCCAGATGCCGGGTCGCGCGTCCATGCGATACGGTGCCGGCCAGACCGAACGGATCGTCTCCGAGTCCGAGGAACGGATGGAGGTCATCGGTCAGCGAGCCCAGTCCTACGACGTCGACTTCGAGACGTCGACGGTCGTCTCCCACCGCTCGTTCGAGGACGTCTTCGACACCGCGGAACGCGAGAACGCCGATCTCGTGGTACTGGGCTGGGGCGAAGACCGACCGTGGGGTAAGAAGGGGCGCGCCGAAAGCCGGATCAACGAGCTGACGAGCAACCTCCCCTGTGACTTTCTCATCCTCAAGGATCGGGACCTGGACACCTCGCGCGTCCTCCTCCCGACCGCAGGTGGCCCGGACTCGGACCTGAGCGCCGAGGTCGCACGCACGCTGCGCGACCGCTCCGGTGCCGAAATCACGCTCCAGCACGTCGTCGCCGGCCCGGACGACCGCGAGCGAGGCGAAGAGTTCCTCGCCGAATGGGCCGCCCAACACGACCTTGAGGACGCCGACCTCGTCGTCGACGACTCCGGCGACGTCGAGAAAGCGATCTGCCGGCAGGCACAGGATCACTCGCTCGTCCTCATCGGGGCGACCGAGGAGGGGGTCATCTCGCGACTGATGAGCGACTCGCTGCACATGGACGTCGTCAACGAGGTCGACAGTTCGGTGCTGCTGGCCGAGCGACCGAGCGACCGAACCGTCGTCCAGCGGCTGTTCGGCCACTGGTAG
- a CDS encoding twin-arginine translocation signal domain-containing protein, with translation MDHESFPTTDSEESTRRKFMKQSAAATAGMALVGAGAGTATAQDDGVLDSADESWGALIFANNFHPEARFAIVSDVVEWTPNYGDIQDSWFTDYNTYHIRWLNSGEIVPLFISEDTNLGQFNEDLGYIPEPEEGQNWPQVFEMNQEWTPFSDNQRLITVNANPISDEVAQSILQHDDWWQSG, from the coding sequence ATGGATCACGAGTCATTCCCGACTACGGATAGCGAGGAGTCGACGCGACGGAAGTTCATGAAACAGAGTGCTGCAGCGACCGCCGGGATGGCGCTCGTCGGTGCGGGAGCGGGCACCGCGACCGCTCAGGACGACGGTGTCCTCGACAGTGCCGACGAATCGTGGGGTGCGCTCATCTTCGCCAACAACTTCCACCCCGAGGCGCGGTTCGCCATCGTCTCCGATGTCGTCGAGTGGACCCCTAACTACGGAGACATACAGGACAGTTGGTTCACGGATTACAACACCTACCACATTCGGTGGCTCAACAGCGGCGAGATCGTTCCGCTGTTCATCTCAGAGGACACCAACCTCGGTCAGTTCAACGAAGATCTCGGCTACATTCCGGAGCCGGAGGAGGGCCAGAACTGGCCGCAGGTGTTCGAGATGAACCAGGAGTGGACGCCGTTCAGTGACAACCAGCGACTCATCACCGTCAACGCGAACCCCATCAGCGACGAGGTCGCGCAGTCGATCCTCCAGCACGACGACTGGTGGCAATCCGGCTGA